The following coding sequences are from one Oceanimonas doudoroffii window:
- a CDS encoding aminoacyl-tRNA deacylase, with the protein MPAQRLQQYLDQQEVKYRVISHSPAFTAQEVAETAHIPGRMMAKVVIMTLDGRMAMVVVPAPKIIHPDSLARSLSVQEATLLHENHFREQFPDCEVGALPPFGNLYDMPVYLDTELARQEEIVFSAGSYRELFSLPMKDYLRLVQPQEITH; encoded by the coding sequence ATGCCGGCTCAACGATTGCAGCAATACCTTGACCAGCAGGAAGTCAAATACCGGGTCATTAGTCACTCGCCGGCGTTTACCGCTCAGGAAGTGGCGGAAACCGCCCATATACCGGGCAGGATGATGGCCAAGGTCGTGATCATGACGCTGGATGGCCGAATGGCAATGGTGGTGGTGCCCGCCCCCAAGATAATCCATCCCGACAGCCTGGCCCGTTCCCTGTCGGTGCAGGAAGCAACCTTGCTGCATGAAAACCACTTTCGGGAACAGTTTCCCGACTGTGAAGTGGGTGCCCTGCCTCCCTTCGGTAACCTGTATGACATGCCGGTGTATCTAGACACCGAGCTCGCCCGGCAGGAAGAGATCGTCTTCAGTGCCGGCAGTTACCGTGAGCTGTTTAGCCTGCCGATGAAAGACTACCTGAGACTGGTTCAGCCTCAGGAAATAACCCACTAG